The DNA segment GGCGGCGGTGGGACTCTGGCGTGGGCGGAGATGGGGACGCGCGTGCGTCGTCGCCGCGTTCGCGACCGTGGCGGTGTATGCGCTCGGCGGGCTGCTCGCGGGGACGATGCCGGCGGCGCTCGCGTGGCGCGCGGTGGCCGAGGCGGGGGTGATCGGCGGCGCGGCGTGGTGGTACCTCTACCGCGAGCCGAACGTGGCCGCGTACTTCGACAGCCTGCGGGGGGGATGATACCCTATTGGTCGACTAGCCATGCACTCTCGAGTCGGTCAACAACATGACATCACACGGAGGAAACGGAGGGAACGGAGGGAAGACGATCGAGTTCTCAATTCCCTCCGTTTCCTCCGTTCCCTCCGTGTGATCCTTCTTTTCTGGATCGGAATGCACGGTCGTTTGCCCGATCTGGCATGAGAGATCCCATGCGACCCGACCGCGAGCACGCATTCCTCGGTGTGCCCGTGCTGTTGATGGTGCACAACTACGAGGAGATGCTGACCATCGAGCGGGCGCTGCCGCGCGTCGTGGAGCATCTCCCCGCGTCGCTAGCGGCGTTCGTCCCGACGCTGGAGCAGATGTACTTCGCGCTGGCGCTGGCGACGGTGATCCCGTGGGTGATCTTCCTCATCGCGCGGTTCGGGACGCGCGCCGGCGTGGCCCTCCTCCTCCTGCTGCAGTGCATCGTGCTGGTGAACGTCGCCTGGCACGCGGCGGCGGCCGTCTTCCTGCGCGGCTACGCGCCGGGCCTCGTCACCGCCATCGCATTCAATCTACCCTTCTCCATCTACCTGCTGCGCCGCGCGTACCGCGAGGAGTGGATCCGCCGCCGCACGCTGCTCGTATTCCTCCCGCTGGCTGTGCTGCTGCACGGGCCGCTGATCTTCGGGGTGATCCAGCTCGCGCGCGGGTGACGCCACACGTTTCCTCCAGTTTTCGAGCGATCCCAATTAACATTGAGGGCATGGCGTTGGTGATCGCCCCCACCGTCCCGTCCTTCGGCCCACCTCGAAATCGCCCCTCCCCGTGATGGAGTGCT comes from the Longimicrobium sp. genome and includes:
- a CDS encoding HXXEE domain-containing protein; translated protein: MRPDREHAFLGVPVLLMVHNYEEMLTIERALPRVVEHLPASLAAFVPTLEQMYFALALATVIPWVIFLIARFGTRAGVALLLLLQCIVLVNVAWHAAAAVFLRGYAPGLVTAIAFNLPFSIYLLRRAYREEWIRRRTLLVFLPLAVLLHGPLIFGVIQLARG